In the genome of Variibacter gotjawalensis, one region contains:
- a CDS encoding carbohydrate ABC transporter permease: protein MVDVALPAVSKRTYRLRPGEIAEQLAAWSLAGPGIALIWLLLLGPALVVFALSFSDWQFGAPDIAWAGLANYRELLGDEVFWKSLWNTLIYVAFTVPLSVAVGLGVALLIEAGTSLKGFYRAAFFLPVTSTLIAMAFVFQFAFHPTSGAINLTLGLVGIKGTDWLANPQTALYALGIIGIWQAVGLNMVLFIAGLKAIPKELYEAAAVDGIDNPIDRFMRITWPMLGPATVFVVSITAIRSFQVFDTVAVLTDGGPNKSTSVLLYQMYQEGFSFLRSAYAAAITCVFLAFVLLLTLIQVKVLERRAHYG, encoded by the coding sequence ATGGTTGACGTCGCGCTGCCCGCCGTCTCTAAGCGAACGTATCGTCTTCGGCCCGGCGAGATTGCCGAGCAACTTGCCGCGTGGTCGTTGGCGGGGCCGGGCATTGCGTTGATTTGGCTATTGTTGCTTGGGCCTGCGCTTGTCGTTTTCGCGCTTTCGTTCAGCGACTGGCAATTCGGCGCGCCCGATATCGCATGGGCTGGCCTTGCGAACTATCGCGAGCTGCTCGGCGATGAGGTGTTCTGGAAGTCGTTGTGGAACACGCTGATCTACGTGGCTTTCACGGTGCCGCTCTCGGTGGCGGTTGGGCTTGGCGTTGCGCTGCTGATCGAAGCTGGAACGAGCCTCAAGGGCTTCTACCGAGCGGCGTTTTTCCTCCCGGTCACTTCGACATTGATCGCCATGGCGTTCGTGTTCCAGTTCGCATTTCATCCGACGTCCGGCGCGATCAATCTCACGCTCGGTCTTGTTGGGATCAAAGGCACCGACTGGCTCGCCAATCCACAGACTGCGCTCTACGCGCTCGGCATCATCGGCATCTGGCAGGCGGTTGGTCTCAACATGGTGTTGTTTATCGCAGGGCTGAAGGCGATCCCAAAAGAGCTCTACGAAGCGGCAGCCGTCGACGGTATCGACAATCCGATCGATCGCTTCATGCGGATCACATGGCCGATGCTCGGACCCGCAACCGTTTTCGTCGTCTCGATCACGGCTATCCGATCGTTCCAAGTCTTCGACACAGTCGCGGTACTGACCGATGGCGGTCCGAACAAATCGACCAGTGTGTTGCTGTATCAGATGTACCAGGAAGGTTTCAGCTTCCTCCGTTCCGCTTACGCCGCGGCCATCACCTGCGTGTTCCTCGCCTTCGTCCTTCTGCTGACGCTCATTCAAGTCAAAGTGCTTGAGCGGCGCGCGCACTACGGCTGA
- a CDS encoding ABC transporter ATP-binding protein — translation MAGITAHEVTKSFGDTPVLDRVSVDIRDGEFLTLVGPSGCGKTTLLRIIAGLESQDSGDVAIGGVNVDTLRPKDRDVAMVFQSYALYPYMTVAQNVALPLTMRRMSFAQRLPLVGRFVPGSRQARAGIDADVAAVSEALGIKHLGGRRPAQLSGGQRQRVALARAMVRNPKAFLMDEPLSNLDAKLRVQARAEIAELHRKLGTTFVYVTHDQVEAMTMSDRVAVMLGGKLLQIGPPQQIYDSPATLEVARFVGTPEINLLPARVRDDNSLEIFGHRWFGFAEGAAAGEATIGIRPESWSIGGGHRALSLTGVVQHREMLGSETLVHVRVAEAAKPIIARVDPRTGAGFVIGASVTLSVESEHILIFDRDGKRLAVPVRTPHLSEVCNG, via the coding sequence ATGGCGGGCATCACCGCACATGAAGTAACAAAATCCTTCGGAGACACCCCCGTCCTCGATCGCGTCAGCGTCGACATTCGTGACGGCGAATTCCTGACGCTCGTCGGCCCGTCGGGCTGCGGCAAGACGACGTTGTTGCGCATCATAGCGGGCCTCGAAAGCCAGGATAGCGGAGACGTTGCGATTGGCGGCGTCAATGTCGATACGTTGCGGCCGAAAGACCGCGATGTCGCAATGGTGTTTCAGTCTTACGCGCTCTATCCGTACATGACGGTCGCGCAGAATGTCGCCTTGCCGCTGACGATGCGGCGTATGTCTTTTGCTCAACGGCTTCCGCTTGTCGGCCGCTTCGTTCCGGGATCGCGCCAGGCGCGCGCCGGCATCGATGCCGATGTCGCGGCAGTGTCTGAGGCGCTGGGCATCAAGCACCTGGGCGGTCGCCGGCCCGCGCAGCTCTCAGGTGGACAGCGTCAGCGTGTCGCTCTTGCGCGCGCTATGGTGCGCAATCCCAAAGCATTTCTGATGGATGAGCCGTTATCGAATCTCGACGCGAAGCTACGCGTCCAGGCGCGTGCCGAGATCGCCGAGCTTCATCGCAAGCTCGGCACGACGTTTGTTTACGTCACCCACGATCAAGTCGAAGCGATGACGATGTCGGATCGCGTTGCCGTGATGCTTGGTGGAAAATTGCTTCAGATCGGCCCGCCGCAACAGATCTACGATAGCCCGGCGACGCTGGAAGTCGCGCGCTTTGTCGGCACTCCGGAAATCAATCTGCTTCCTGCGCGTGTCCGCGATGATAACTCCTTGGAAATCTTCGGCCATCGCTGGTTCGGCTTCGCCGAAGGCGCTGCCGCAGGCGAGGCAACGATCGGCATTCGGCCGGAGAGTTGGTCGATTGGCGGAGGGCATCGTGCGCTGAGCCTCACCGGCGTCGTGCAGCACCGCGAGATGCTGGGTTCGGAAACGCTTGTGCATGTGCGCGTCGCCGAGGCGGCCAAGCCCATTATCGCGCGCGTCGATCCGCGCACCGGAGCGGGCTTCGTGATCGGCGCAAGCGTTACACTGTCGGTCGAATCCGAACACATCTTGATCTTCGATCGCGACGGTAAGCGTCTCGCTGTTCCGGTGCGAACGCCACATCTCAGCGAGGTGTGCAATGGTTGA
- a CDS encoding HAD-IIA family hydrolase, with product MNSIDKSSYLIDLDGTLVSAGKVLPGAKALLKCLGERYVVVSNNAEHTPAQLSRHLLKIGLTIPEERIILAGTVAIEMLAREKPRCRVLLLASAALQRYATHCGLSVVRDSADVVLVGRDRLFNYEKLERAANAVRAGAELVVANPDLVHPGRAGRVVPESGALMRAILACTGPVNVRVVGKPEAELFRRGIARLGAEGRPVAVIGDNPDTDGAGAHRLGLEFVSASRGLVAAMPFLEDHS from the coding sequence ATGAATTCGATCGACAAAAGTTCGTATCTCATAGACCTCGATGGCACGCTCGTCAGCGCGGGCAAAGTTCTGCCGGGCGCGAAAGCTCTCTTGAAGTGTCTCGGCGAACGCTATGTCGTCGTTTCCAACAATGCCGAACACACGCCCGCGCAGCTATCGCGTCATCTTCTCAAGATCGGTCTGACAATTCCCGAAGAGCGAATCATCCTCGCCGGGACTGTCGCCATCGAAATGCTTGCGCGTGAAAAACCTCGCTGCCGCGTGCTCTTGCTCGCGAGCGCCGCGTTGCAACGCTATGCGACTCATTGCGGACTTTCGGTTGTTCGCGACTCGGCCGATGTCGTGCTGGTCGGGCGCGATCGCCTATTCAACTACGAAAAGCTCGAGCGTGCTGCGAATGCGGTTCGCGCCGGCGCTGAACTCGTTGTCGCCAACCCCGATCTCGTTCATCCCGGTCGTGCCGGCCGCGTCGTGCCGGAGAGCGGCGCGCTGATGCGTGCGATATTGGCGTGCACCGGGCCGGTGAATGTTCGCGTTGTCGGAAAACCTGAAGCCGAGTTGTTCCGCCGTGGGATCGCGAGACTTGGAGCCGAAGGCCGCCCAGTCGCCGTCATAGGCGACAATCCGGATACCGACGGCGCCGGTGCGCACAGGCTCGGTCTCGAGTTCGTTTCGGCTTCACGCGGGCTCGTCGCCGCAATGCCTTTTCTTGAGGACCATTCGTGA
- a CDS encoding extracellular solute-binding protein gives MRIDRRRFLASSAAVGGLIAAPRIVTAQSATTEISVQYSIPVLFKDLMENTARDFMAQNPNIKVTLRAPELGYEEIMQRNLRDAVTSQLPDVAFHGLNRQRTLDERRIPVDLKPFMDADAQTKELGFSPALLSLGQVGGKQTGIGFALSTPVLYYNADLVKAAGGNPDKLPETWGEVAKLAAAIHDPAKNQTGMFFDWTITGNWSWQGLVLSHGGTMLNADESKVAFTDEPGVRSIRVIRQFLDEGKMPDIKPDTMFQDMFAGRMGISMQSTAQLGRYNREIGGRFKLVCGRYPRSAPNARLPAGGNVAMMFAKDERKQKAAWEFIKFATGPVGATMMVNATGYMPATTVPAQRDDLLAKFYRDNPNHMVSIGQQDVITGWYAFPGQNALRITDVINDHLQTVVAKRGEPEETLTKMGAAVQAMLPKRAS, from the coding sequence ATGCGCATCGATCGCCGTCGTTTTCTCGCAAGCTCTGCCGCTGTCGGCGGACTCATCGCTGCTCCGCGTATCGTCACGGCTCAGTCGGCAACGACCGAGATTTCGGTCCAATACTCGATTCCTGTTCTCTTCAAAGATCTGATGGAGAACACGGCGCGCGACTTCATGGCGCAGAACCCGAACATCAAGGTCACGCTGCGCGCGCCGGAACTCGGCTACGAAGAAATTATGCAGCGGAACTTGCGCGACGCCGTCACGAGTCAGCTTCCCGACGTCGCGTTTCATGGCCTCAACCGCCAGCGAACGCTCGACGAGCGCCGCATCCCGGTCGATCTGAAGCCGTTCATGGATGCCGACGCTCAGACGAAGGAACTCGGCTTCTCGCCGGCGCTATTGTCGCTCGGTCAGGTCGGGGGCAAGCAGACCGGCATCGGTTTCGCGCTGTCGACGCCGGTCCTCTACTACAATGCGGATCTCGTGAAGGCGGCCGGGGGCAATCCGGATAAATTGCCGGAAACCTGGGGAGAGGTCGCCAAGCTCGCCGCGGCCATTCACGATCCGGCGAAAAACCAGACCGGCATGTTCTTCGACTGGACCATCACGGGCAATTGGTCGTGGCAGGGCTTGGTACTCTCCCATGGCGGCACGATGCTCAACGCCGACGAGTCCAAAGTCGCGTTCACGGACGAGCCGGGCGTTCGCTCGATCCGTGTGATCCGCCAGTTCCTCGACGAAGGAAAAATGCCGGACATCAAGCCGGATACAATGTTCCAAGACATGTTCGCGGGCCGTATGGGCATCTCGATGCAGTCGACTGCGCAGCTCGGCCGCTACAATCGCGAGATCGGCGGACGGTTTAAGCTTGTTTGCGGCCGCTATCCGCGGTCGGCACCGAACGCGCGCCTTCCGGCCGGCGGCAATGTCGCGATGATGTTCGCCAAAGACGAGCGCAAGCAGAAGGCAGCCTGGGAGTTCATCAAGTTTGCCACGGGGCCGGTCGGCGCGACAATGATGGTCAATGCGACAGGCTACATGCCGGCGACGACCGTGCCTGCGCAGCGCGATGATTTGCTGGCAAAGTTCTATCGCGACAATCCGAACCACATGGTCTCGATCGGCCAGCAGGACGTCATCACGGGCTGGTACGCATTCCCAGGCCAGAATGCGTTGCGGATTACCGACGTGATCAACGATCATCTGCAGACAGTGGTCGCAAAGCGCGGTGAGCCGGAAGAGACGTTGACGAAGATGGGCGCTGCCGTGCAGGCCATGCTTCCGAAGCGCGCATCGTAA
- a CDS encoding metallophosphoesterase family protein has translation MTKTRIAVVADVHHGRDTPTKKGSAALPLLSRFVDRADEHDAVIDLGDRISDVNPEQDRVLQMAVVEQFKRLRVPRHHVSGNHDRALLSLEENERLLDAPSRDRVAEIGNVRIAFWQPDVSLSPQRGFHLADGDLAALSALLDDDRPTLLVSHVPLARTSQSGNYYFENNPGHATYAESDAIRSVLAAAPCPVVAIAGHVHWNTLTVVDGTPHITLQSLTEAFISGAASECSAVLEIDGDILRWSVLGLEPFAVTLPWKRSKSKWMAPLASFSERSRGAVF, from the coding sequence ATGACGAAGACGCGTATCGCCGTGGTGGCGGACGTCCACCACGGCCGCGACACGCCGACGAAGAAGGGCAGCGCGGCCTTGCCGCTGCTGAGCCGTTTCGTGGATAGGGCGGACGAACACGATGCGGTAATCGACCTCGGCGATCGGATCTCGGACGTGAATCCCGAGCAGGACCGCGTGTTGCAGATGGCTGTCGTAGAGCAATTCAAACGTCTGCGCGTTCCGCGCCATCATGTGTCGGGCAATCACGATCGGGCTTTGTTATCGCTCGAAGAGAACGAGAGGCTGCTGGATGCACCGAGCCGCGATCGCGTTGCGGAGATAGGCAACGTTCGCATCGCCTTCTGGCAGCCCGACGTCTCCCTGTCGCCGCAGCGCGGGTTTCATCTGGCCGACGGTGATCTCGCGGCACTCAGCGCACTTCTGGATGACGATCGGCCTACACTGCTTGTCAGCCATGTCCCGCTCGCCCGTACAAGCCAATCTGGAAACTATTACTTCGAGAACAATCCCGGACACGCGACCTATGCGGAAAGTGATGCGATCCGCAGCGTTCTCGCCGCGGCCCCTTGCCCTGTCGTCGCCATCGCGGGGCACGTGCACTGGAACACGCTTACGGTGGTCGACGGCACACCGCACATCACTCTGCAGTCGCTGACCGAAGCTTTCATCAGCGGCGCTGCGTCGGAATGTTCGGCGGTTCTCGAAATCGACGGCGACATTCTGCGTTGGTCTGTGCTCGGCCTCGAGCCGTTCGCCGTCACGTTGCCGTGGAAGCGCAGCAAGTCGAAGTGGATGGCACCGCTCGCTTCTTTCTCGGAGAGGTCGCGCGGCGCGGTGTTCTAA
- a CDS encoding DUF1045 domain-containing protein gives MTEAAATATQDPRRYGFHATLKAPMRLDVGRTQAELQEALRRFASTRPAVDIGKLDVTLIGGFVALTPRTSSVALQIFAAECVATFDQFRVQMSTEERAKRIGNGMSARQTALLDRWGYPYVFDEFRFHMTLTGSLPRDIREAWQRELSVRYEVIGHEPVMLDAVTLLRQDASDARFHVIERIALID, from the coding sequence TTGACCGAAGCCGCCGCGACAGCAACGCAAGACCCCAGACGCTACGGGTTCCATGCGACGTTGAAAGCGCCAATGCGGTTGGACGTTGGCCGCACGCAAGCCGAACTGCAAGAGGCGCTACGCCGGTTCGCGTCGACACGTCCGGCTGTCGACATCGGAAAACTTGATGTCACGCTCATCGGTGGTTTTGTTGCGCTGACGCCGCGTACATCTTCCGTAGCGTTACAAATTTTTGCAGCGGAATGCGTCGCGACTTTCGATCAGTTCCGCGTACAGATGAGCACGGAAGAGCGCGCTAAACGTATCGGCAACGGCATGTCGGCGCGACAGACCGCGCTGCTCGATCGGTGGGGCTATCCTTACGTGTTCGACGAGTTTCGTTTCCACATGACGCTGACCGGATCATTGCCGCGTGACATCCGCGAGGCATGGCAACGTGAACTGTCGGTTAGATACGAGGTCATCGGTCATGAACCCGTCATGCTCGATGCCGTGACTCTGCTGCGTCAAGATGCCTCGGACGCTCGCTTTCACGTGATCGAGCGGATCGCTTTGATCGACTGA
- a CDS encoding MurR/RpiR family transcriptional regulator → MTKTTKKPQAKSKAARALAPREQASVRERLQVILPNLPPAAARIARFIVDHAADVVHMSVTEVAEKAEASEGSVVALCQQLGARGFQQIKIGLARDLVQPVQFIHEDVARNDRADTVIEKMFRSGILALEDTMRVLDPAALQKAVDIIVAARSVEVYGVGSAAPIAEDANYRLLRIGIASKVVTDSHVQAISASLTGKHTAVLTVSHSGSTHETVTSTRLAREAGARTICITNYGKSPIQSHADVVLYTMARETRFRTEAMTSRIAQLAIVDALIAAVALATYDKAVTTIARTSEILSLKRI, encoded by the coding sequence GTGACCAAGACGACAAAGAAGCCGCAAGCCAAATCGAAGGCTGCGAGGGCGCTCGCTCCGCGCGAACAAGCAAGCGTGCGCGAGCGGCTTCAAGTCATCCTGCCGAATCTGCCGCCGGCTGCGGCACGCATCGCACGCTTCATCGTCGACCATGCGGCCGACGTCGTCCATATGTCGGTGACGGAAGTTGCCGAGAAAGCAGAAGCGAGCGAAGGCAGCGTCGTCGCTTTGTGCCAACAATTGGGTGCGCGCGGCTTCCAGCAAATCAAGATCGGTTTGGCACGCGATCTCGTTCAACCGGTTCAGTTCATTCACGAGGACGTCGCGCGCAACGACCGCGCCGATACCGTCATCGAGAAGATGTTTCGCAGCGGCATCCTCGCGCTTGAGGACACGATGCGTGTACTCGACCCTGCGGCGCTGCAGAAGGCGGTCGATATCATCGTGGCTGCGCGGAGTGTCGAAGTCTACGGTGTGGGCAGCGCAGCGCCCATCGCGGAGGATGCTAACTATCGGCTCCTGCGCATCGGCATTGCATCCAAGGTCGTCACGGACTCACACGTGCAAGCCATCAGCGCTTCGTTGACCGGCAAACATACGGCCGTGCTGACGGTGTCTCATTCGGGCAGCACGCATGAGACGGTCACGTCGACGCGTCTCGCGCGCGAAGCAGGCGCGCGAACGATCTGCATCACCAACTATGGTAAGTCGCCCATCCAAAGCCACGCCGACGTCGTGCTCTACACGATGGCGCGCGAGACGCGTTTTCGCACCGAAGCGATGACAAGCCGCATCGCGCAACTCGCGATCGTCGATGCGCTGATTGCAGCGGTCGCGTTAGCGACTTACGACAAGGCAGTCACCACGATTGCGCGAACATCCGAGATTTTGTCTTTGAAGCGGATTTGA
- the phnD gene encoding phosphonate ABC transporter substrate-binding protein, with product MFNRRLVLASLAGLSFLTTSAFAQDWKAKYPELVFAIIPAENASGVTERYTPFVNYLSKELGIKVSLRIANDYAAIIEGQRSGSIHIASYGPASFARAVTAGVKVEPFAIETGIDGSKGYHSVLWVKKDASYQKIEDLKGKNLCLVDPNSTSGNNVPRFAMNKLGIDPDKFFGKVVYAGSHENAVIGVQQGTCDAAFNWWNDEQESNLLRMDRKKMVKAEDFRMIFKSEQIVNSPIAYLAALPADLKKSIRDAVYNVHTRDKAAFDKIYEGKQGPLVPVDVEAYKPVIELIKFVDTLRKKSGS from the coding sequence ATGTTCAACCGCCGCCTCGTTCTCGCATCGCTTGCGGGACTTTCGTTTCTGACCACGTCCGCCTTCGCGCAGGATTGGAAGGCGAAGTATCCGGAACTCGTCTTCGCGATCATTCCGGCCGAGAATGCGTCCGGCGTGACCGAGCGTTACACGCCTTTCGTCAACTATCTCAGCAAGGAACTTGGTATCAAGGTATCGCTGCGCATCGCCAACGACTATGCGGCGATCATCGAAGGGCAGCGCTCCGGCAGCATCCACATCGCATCGTATGGTCCGGCTTCTTTCGCGCGCGCTGTCACGGCCGGCGTCAAAGTTGAGCCGTTCGCCATCGAGACCGGTATCGACGGCTCGAAGGGCTACCACTCGGTACTGTGGGTGAAGAAGGATGCGTCGTACCAGAAAATCGAAGATCTGAAGGGCAAGAACCTCTGCCTCGTCGATCCGAATTCGACCTCCGGCAACAACGTTCCGCGCTTTGCGATGAACAAGCTCGGTATCGATCCGGATAAGTTTTTCGGCAAAGTCGTTTACGCCGGCAGCCACGAGAACGCGGTGATCGGCGTGCAGCAGGGCACATGCGACGCCGCCTTCAACTGGTGGAACGATGAGCAGGAGTCGAATCTTCTGCGCATGGACCGCAAGAAGATGGTGAAGGCGGAAGATTTCCGCATGATCTTCAAATCCGAGCAGATCGTAAACTCGCCGATCGCTTATCTTGCGGCCCTGCCGGCCGATCTCAAGAAGTCCATCCGTGACGCAGTCTACAACGTGCACACGCGTGACAAGGCTGCATTCGACAAGATTTATGAGGGCAAGCAAGGCCCGCTCGTCCCGGTCGATGTCGAGGCTTACAAGCCCGTGATCGAACTCATTAAGTTCGTCGACACGCTGCGCAAGAAGAGCGGTTCGTAA
- a CDS encoding carbohydrate ABC transporter permease, whose product MKHGPFALSALRHMLLGIGAVLMLAPFALMISISLKAPGDVFSPTFSLLPSTWNAVENYTAAFTRQPLARYLFNGIFVGICIFAAQALIAVPCAYAFAKLRWRGRETTFALVLLGLLIPPQVTAIPLYILLWKLGLLDTYGAIILPSTISVFGIFLMRQFFRAVPDDLLHAARLDGLSEFAIVWRIMLPTAIPALVSFGILSFVWNWNEFFWPLIVVQSQHLATPPLGVVFFANAESGTNYNLLMAAAVVVNAPLVIAFLFAQRWFIDGVTMTSVK is encoded by the coding sequence ATGAAGCATGGCCCGTTCGCCCTATCCGCTTTGCGTCATATGCTGCTCGGCATAGGCGCGGTGCTGATGCTTGCGCCGTTCGCGCTGATGATATCGATCAGTCTCAAAGCGCCTGGCGATGTGTTTTCGCCGACATTCTCGCTCTTGCCGTCGACATGGAACGCGGTCGAAAATTATACGGCCGCCTTCACCCGGCAACCGCTAGCGCGCTACCTGTTCAACGGAATATTCGTCGGCATTTGTATTTTCGCCGCGCAGGCCTTGATCGCGGTGCCATGTGCTTATGCGTTTGCGAAGCTCCGCTGGCGCGGCCGCGAGACCACGTTCGCGCTGGTGCTGCTTGGATTGCTGATCCCGCCACAAGTCACTGCGATCCCGCTCTACATACTGCTGTGGAAGCTCGGGCTGCTCGATACATATGGCGCGATCATCCTTCCGTCGACGATCTCGGTATTCGGCATTTTCTTGATGCGGCAATTCTTCCGCGCGGTGCCGGATGATCTGCTGCATGCGGCCCGGCTCGATGGCTTGAGCGAATTCGCGATTGTCTGGCGCATCATGTTGCCGACGGCGATTCCCGCGCTGGTCTCATTCGGCATTCTCTCCTTCGTCTGGAACTGGAACGAGTTCTTCTGGCCTTTGATCGTCGTTCAGTCGCAGCACCTCGCGACACCGCCGCTCGGAGTCGTCTTCTTCGCCAATGCCGAGTCGGGCACGAACTACAACTTGTTGATGGCCGCAGCCGTCGTCGTCAACGCGCCTCTCGTTATCGCTTTCCTCTTCGCTCAACGCTGGTTCATCGACGGCGTCACCATGACGTCGGTCAAATAA
- the phnC gene encoding phosphonate ABC transporter ATP-binding protein produces MLVLEGVSRRFGAKSAVEGVELSIERGSFIGVIGRSGAGKSTLLRMINRLIDPTSGRIALDDVDVSALRGKELREWRARCAMIFQQFNLVGRLDVLTNVLMGRLNKVPTHRSLMRLWSDEDIAIALTALEQFDMGSFAAQRADQLSGGQQQRVAIARALVQEPEIILADEPIASLDPRNTKLVMDSLSRINRDYGITVFCNLHSLDLARAYCGRLIGMSQGRVVFDGGPFDLTEDVARQLYGLEAGDVIDMPEEMPAAVVAAQAATPPVLAAH; encoded by the coding sequence ATGCTGGTCCTCGAAGGCGTGTCGCGCCGCTTCGGCGCGAAGTCGGCCGTTGAAGGCGTCGAACTTTCGATCGAGCGCGGCTCTTTCATCGGCGTCATCGGTCGCTCCGGCGCCGGCAAGTCGACATTGCTGCGTATGATCAATCGCTTGATCGATCCGACGTCGGGGCGTATCGCGCTCGATGACGTCGACGTTTCGGCTCTTCGCGGAAAAGAACTCCGCGAGTGGCGGGCGCGGTGTGCGATGATTTTCCAACAATTCAATCTCGTCGGCCGCCTCGACGTTCTGACTAACGTGTTGATGGGGCGACTGAATAAGGTTCCGACGCACCGGTCATTGATGCGTCTTTGGTCGGACGAAGACATCGCCATTGCATTGACCGCTCTCGAGCAGTTCGACATGGGCAGCTTTGCGGCGCAGCGCGCGGACCAGCTTTCCGGCGGTCAACAGCAGCGCGTCGCAATCGCTCGCGCCCTCGTCCAAGAGCCGGAAATCATTCTTGCCGACGAGCCGATTGCGTCGCTCGATCCCCGCAACACCAAGCTGGTGATGGACTCGCTCTCGCGCATCAATCGCGACTACGGCATCACGGTGTTCTGCAATCTGCATTCGCTCGATCTCGCCCGCGCTTATTGCGGCCGATTGATCGGCATGAGCCAGGGCCGTGTCGTGTTCGACGGTGGCCCATTCGACCTTACGGAAGATGTCGCGCGCCAGCTCTACGGCCTTGAGGCCGGCGATGTCATCGACATGCCGGAAGAGATGCCGGCAGCTGTCGTCGCCGCGCAAGCAGCCACGCCGCCAGTGCTCGCCGCTCACTAA